One Gordonia sp. SID5947 genomic region harbors:
- a CDS encoding NAD(P)-dependent oxidoreductase: MSDKRASAATGNVTVRLGYVGLGNIGGPMAGRLAKWDGGLTVFDLSDEAVGKVVDQGATAASSLADLAARSDIIGICVLDDEQVRTVVAGDDGLLSGAAPGTIITVHSTISPQTAVDLAATCAEHDVTLLDAPISGGAAGAEQGRLAIMVGGDRASYETLKEPFGLVAGMLVHAGDDVGAGTKMKLARNLLHFISFTAAAEASKLAEAAGISITKLGKVVRHTDAITGGAGSIILRDTTAPIEPDDFWYDVLRPVRTLGEKDLSLALELGRELDVDLPLGDIALRDFATGLGVPHREGEKR, translated from the coding sequence ATGAGCGACAAGCGGGCGAGCGCAGCGACGGGGAATGTGACCGTACGCCTGGGTTATGTCGGCCTCGGCAACATCGGCGGCCCGATGGCGGGTCGTCTCGCCAAATGGGACGGCGGCCTCACCGTCTTCGACCTCTCCGACGAAGCCGTCGGAAAGGTCGTCGACCAGGGAGCCACCGCCGCGTCCTCGTTGGCCGATCTCGCGGCGAGATCCGACATCATCGGCATCTGTGTTCTCGATGATGAGCAGGTGCGCACGGTGGTCGCCGGTGACGACGGGCTGCTCAGCGGGGCCGCACCCGGCACCATCATCACGGTCCACTCGACGATCAGCCCGCAGACCGCGGTCGACCTGGCCGCGACATGCGCCGAACACGATGTGACACTGCTGGATGCGCCGATCTCCGGCGGTGCCGCCGGCGCCGAGCAGGGGCGCCTGGCCATCATGGTCGGTGGCGATCGCGCCTCTTACGAGACCCTGAAGGAGCCGTTCGGCCTGGTGGCGGGAATGCTCGTGCACGCAGGCGACGACGTCGGAGCGGGTACCAAGATGAAGTTGGCACGCAATCTCCTGCACTTCATCTCGTTCACCGCCGCCGCGGAGGCCTCGAAACTCGCCGAGGCCGCCGGAATCAGCATCACCAAGCTGGGCAAGGTGGTCCGGCACACGGATGCGATCACGGGCGGAGCCGGCTCGATCATCTTGCGCGACACCACCGCACCCATCGAACCCGACGATTTCTGGTATGACGTGTTGAGACCCGTGCGAACCCTGGGCGAGAAGGACCTGTCGCTGGCGCTCGAACTGGGACGAGAGCTGGACGTCGACCTTCCGCTCGGTGACATCG
- a CDS encoding SDR family oxidoreductase yields MTSETRSRFDGKTIIVTGAAGGIGEAYARALAAEGANVVVADLNDEQGKQVAADIGGLYVNTDVADEQSAQALATATVDAYGTIDGLVNNAAIYGGMKLDFLITVPWDYYKKFMSVNLDGALNVTRAVYPHMTDGGAIVNQSSTAAWLYSGFYGLAKVGVNGLTQQLATELGGQNIRVNAIAPGPIDTEATRSTTPKEIVADIVNRLPLKRFGTPQDLVGMCLFLLSEESSWVTGQIFNVDGGQVIRS; encoded by the coding sequence ATGACTTCCGAGACCCGAAGCCGTTTCGACGGCAAGACCATCATCGTGACAGGCGCCGCCGGAGGAATCGGCGAAGCCTACGCGCGCGCGTTGGCCGCCGAGGGCGCCAACGTCGTGGTCGCCGACCTCAATGACGAGCAGGGCAAGCAGGTTGCCGCCGATATCGGCGGTCTCTACGTGAACACCGATGTCGCCGACGAGCAGTCGGCGCAGGCGCTCGCGACCGCCACCGTCGACGCCTATGGGACGATCGACGGTCTGGTGAACAACGCCGCCATCTACGGCGGCATGAAGCTCGACTTCCTGATCACGGTGCCGTGGGACTACTACAAGAAGTTCATGAGCGTGAACCTCGACGGGGCACTCAACGTCACCCGCGCGGTGTACCCGCACATGACCGACGGCGGCGCCATCGTCAACCAGTCCTCTACGGCGGCCTGGCTGTACAGCGGGTTCTACGGCCTCGCCAAGGTCGGCGTGAACGGTCTGACCCAGCAGCTGGCCACCGAACTCGGCGGTCAGAACATCCGGGTCAACGCCATCGCGCCCGGCCCGATCGACACCGAGGCGACCCGCTCCACCACGCCGAAGGAAATCGTCGCCGACATCGTCAACCGTCTGCCCCTCAAGCGTTTCGGCACTCCGCAGGATCTCGTCGGCATGTGCCTGTTCCTGCTCTCCGAGGAGTCGAGCTGGGTCACCGGCCAGATCTTCAACGTCGACGGCGGGCAGGTCATCCGCTCATGA